DNA sequence from the Chryseobacterium indicum genome:
TTTCGGAGGCCATTGTTTTTCATTTTTATCCTGAATCACCAAAGCTTTGAACATTCCGTTTGCGCTGATGTTGTTTTCTACTGCAATTACTTTTCCTGCAAAAGTTCCGTAGCTGGAATTCGGCCATCCTGAAAAGACAATCGCCGGAAAACCATCAAAAATACACATCACACGCTGTCCTTCTTTTACCAGAGGCAAATCGACAGGTTTAATGTAAATTTCAACCGCATAATCTACTTTTTCCGGAACAATAATTCCGATGCTTTCACCATCTTTCAGAATTTCTCCGATTCCGGCTTTATTGATCTGCACAACCTGTCCGTCCTGAGAAGCGATCACGAAATACAAACCCTGTCTTGCACGGTAATTCGCGACCTGATTTTCAAGTTTCGCAATATCGCCGTCGCTTCCTTCGATTTGTCCCATACTCTGGAAACGTTCTCCTTCCGTTTTGCTCAGTTTCTCATTATAATCCTGAATGGTAGCATTCTGTTCGATGCTTACATTCACGATTTCCTGTCGGGTTTGCGCCAGTTTATTTTCAGTTGCCGTTTTTTTGGCTAACGCATTCTGATATGAAACACTTCTCTGCTGAAATTGGGTAAGCGAAACCAAACCTTCATCATACATTTTCTTCTGTCTTTCATATTGGTCGGAACTCATTCTCAGCTCGTTTTTTACTGCTTCCAGTTCGGCTTCTTCTCCGGCTAATTTATTATTGAGCTGACTGATCTTCACTTTAAGCTGACTCAATTTTAAATCTCTGGCAGAATTTAAAGCCTGCAACTGACTATTGGTGGTTCCAACTTTGGCTTCGTAATAGTCTCTTACTCCTTTTTTGGCTTCTACCTGCATTTCGGTTCTTTTCACCAAAAGCGGATCAAGGTAATCTTCTTTTACTTCGGAAAGCTGAAGCAAAGTATCGCCTTTTTTTACATAATCACCGTTTTTCACATACCATTTGATGATTCTTCCGGGAATCGGCGAGTTTAGTTGTTGCGGACGCTGTTCCTGATAAAGCGTACTCACATTTCCCATTACCTTGATATTCTGTGTCCATGGCAGAAACAGAGTGATAATTCCGCCAATCAGGATGAAAAGAAACCATCTTTTAACCCTTGATTTTCTGTGGATGTGGTATATTTTATTGACTGACTTCAGTTCCATCTTTTTTAGTTTTTGTTAAATAATTTTTTCACATTTCCGTTTTCTACCTGAAGATGCTGATCGGCTTCCAGAATAAGATTTTTATCTTCTGAAACAATGATAATGGTGGCTTTTTCTTTTAGTTTTAAAAGATATTCCGTCATTTTAGTTTTAAATGTATCATTCATTCCGTCTAAAGGATCTTCAAGGATCAATAATCTTCTTTCGCCTGCCAAAGCTCTCAGGAGAAGAATTTTCTTTTTAGAGCTGAACGAAATTTCAGTATCGGTTTCGCTGACGTTGGTGAAGAATCCGTTGCTGAACTGGCTGGAGAAATCTTCGATGCCTATTTCTTCTGCAATTTCCAGAATCTGTTCTGCGGAGGTTTCATTTTGTCCGAGAGTGATGTTTTCGTAAACCGTTCCTTTAATGATCGTCATGTCTTCCAGATACATCCCGATCTGGCTTCTAAGCGATATTTTATCGATATTTTTCAAAGGGATTTTATCAAATAAAATACTTCCGGAAGTGGGATCATAAAATCCGGTCATCATATTCAGCAGTAAAGATTTTCCTGCGCCGAGCTGTCCTGAAATGATGGTTAAACTATTTTCCGGAATTTTAAAATTGATGTTTTCCAGAATCCTGTGATGATCGTTGAAAGCAAAATTTACGTCTTTAAATTCAACTTCAAAGCCGTCATTGTTCTGATCGAAAGTAATTTCCCCGAATTTTTCTTCCTGAAGCGTGGTTACTTTATTCAGTTTTGCCAAAGCTGCAATAACGTCGTAATAACTTTCAAGACTTATGATAAGCTTTTCCACAGCCGCCATAATGCTCAGAACAACAATTTCCGTGGCGATAAACGCTCCGATGTTAAGTTGCTGATTCACCAAAAGGTAAGTCCCGATCACAAGCATCACCAAAGTAATCACCACTTTAAAAGCGATAATGGTTTTGTACTGGAAAACCAGAACACGGAAGTGCGAAGTTCGGTCGTCGAGATATTTTACCACTCTTTCATCGGTTCCTGAAAGATGTGCTTCTGTTTTGGAATTCAGCTTAAATGTTTTGATAGATGCGG
Encoded proteins:
- a CDS encoding HlyD family secretion protein — encoded protein: MELKSVNKIYHIHRKSRVKRWFLFILIGGIITLFLPWTQNIKVMGNVSTLYQEQRPQQLNSPIPGRIIKWYVKNGDYVKKGDTLLQLSEVKEDYLDPLLVKRTEMQVEAKKGVRDYYEAKVGTTNSQLQALNSARDLKLSQLKVKISQLNNKLAGEEAELEAVKNELRMSSDQYERQKKMYDEGLVSLTQFQQRSVSYQNALAKKTATENKLAQTRQEIVNVSIEQNATIQDYNEKLSKTEGERFQSMGQIEGSDGDIAKLENQVANYRARQGLYFVIASQDGQVVQINKAGIGEILKDGESIGIIVPEKVDYAVEIYIKPVDLPLVKEGQRVMCIFDGFPAIVFSGWPNSSYGTFAGKVIAVENNISANGMFKALVIQDKNEKQWPPKIKMGTGVQGIAILNDVPIWYELWRNINGFPPDYYEVKTEKSAKDEKSKK
- a CDS encoding peptidase domain-containing ABC transporter, which translates into the protein METSPKQHGYNLFKYVTKEKKDVTNIYFYAILNGLVQLSVPLGIQSIVSFVMGATMATSIYILIAFVVLGTWLVGYFRLKVMQIIEKIQQKIFVEFSLAFAEKLPKVNLSATRKYYLPELVNRFFDTQNLQKGISKILLEIPTALIQILFGILLLSFYHPWFLVFGALVVICVVIIFRFTMESGIKSSIEESDKKYEVASWIEDIAASIKTFKLNSKTEAHLSGTDERVVKYLDDRTSHFRVLVFQYKTIIAFKVVITLVMLVIGTYLLVNQQLNIGAFIATEIVVLSIMAAVEKLIISLESYYDVIAALAKLNKVTTLQEEKFGEITFDQNNDGFEVEFKDVNFAFNDHHRILENINFKIPENSLTIISGQLGAGKSLLLNMMTGFYDPTSGSILFDKIPLKNIDKISLRSQIGMYLEDMTIIKGTVYENITLGQNETSAEQILEIAEEIGIEDFSSQFSNGFFTNVSETDTEISFSSKKKILLLRALAGERRLLILEDPLDGMNDTFKTKMTEYLLKLKEKATIIIVSEDKNLILEADQHLQVENGNVKKLFNKN